TTGATGCACTTGCGCGTCCAGAGCTGAAGCTGGGTCTCATCCTCGACCAGCGCCTTCACTCGAGCAAGGTCGTACAACGGCCCCGCGGCGTCGATCTTCGCCCGCCCAGGTTCACTGGGAGGGTTCAAAATGTACTCCGAAAGGACGTTTTTTGTTACCACCGTGGTAAATGTCTGAGTGCTTGGCCGGGATTCTTACACAACTATGGGTCATGCAGCCTCCGGCGAGAGGATGACTGCGGAAGCTTCCGACTGGGCAGCACTGACGCGCTACCTTGACGACGCCATGCTGCCCATCGACAACAACTGGGTCGAGAACCGCATCCGGCCGATCGCGCTGGGGCGCTCAAACTGGCTCTTCGCCGGTAGCCTGCGGGCGGGCAAGCGGGCCGCGGCCGTCATGAGCTTGATCCAATCCGCCAAGCTCAATGGACTGGAGCCCTGGGCCTACCTGAAGGACGTGCTGACCAGGCTGCCGACGCAGCGGGCCGGCGACATCGGCGAACTGCTGCCTCATCACTGGGTACCGGCTTAGGCTTCGCCACGCATCGCCGAGAATGCCAGCATGACCGACACTGAACTTCAGCTCTTGCGCGAACAGCTGTGGGCCACTGCTCGCGACAGAGCTCCACCGACTGAAGAAATCGGTCGTTGGGTGCAATCACTGGATACCGAAGGCGGCCGTGACCGCTGGTTCCAAGCATCGCTGTACTTAGAACTGCAAACAGAACTTTTGCGTCGCCGCAGCATCTCTAATTCGCGCTAGCCGCCAAAAGAAGATCCCGTGTGGGAAACGGCGGCTACCCAAACAGCGTTGAGGTGGATCACCACCCCTCACCGGGCCGATCAAATTCGGAGTTCGAATTGGGCGTGAAGGTAAAGCCCTCAAGGTCGCCTTTTTGGACTGCCCATAGGCTCCGCGCCGCACGGCGCCCAGCAGCGACATCTTCCGCATCTCGGCACTGAATGTCCTTGAGCAATTTGAGGCCTCCATCTATAGGCGCACCGTGGCCCATTGCCGCTGCCACAAGGTCATCAACCAAGCCACCACGGCTCAAAATTTCGATGGCCTCCTCCTTCGAAACCCCAGCGGCCTCAAGAATTGGGCCTAGCTTGACCCAGTCGACGGTGCTCGAATCTTCGTGCATGGCCCAATCCTACTGCGGACGGTGCGAGCCCGCATGGCAGAGAAAGCTACGTGTTGCCTGCGACGTCAAGATGGATTCGCCGGAAGCTTACGTCCCTCGGCGAATGTCTCTGACCAGCCTAGAACAGAAATTCGGGCTTGCTTCGAAGCACCGCCGCACACTTCACTTTGACCCCGGCGTGCCCTCTTCCGTCCGGCGCTTCTTGCCGTTTCGAAGTCGCTTTTCCGCACGGGACAGCTCGCAAAGGTCTCGGACCCTCGTCAGGTCTGATTCGGAGATTGCGCCGCAATCGCTCATGTCTTTGGCGGTCTCCATCAACTCGCGACGCATGCGCATCTCATCATCTCTATGCTTGGACATCGCTGGCTCCATTGACCTGCTCGTCAGACTGCGTGAGCTGATCTGCCGTCGCCGTAACCACAGCAATCGTCTCGCCAGCTGACGTCATGAATTCGACCTCATAGGCATCACCCGCGCCGTGTACATGGACCACGACTCTGCGGGCCCCGGCCGCCAGTCGGATGGAATGCAGCGGCACCTTCAAGACAACGTCGCTATACAGCTCACGCACACAGGCCTCCGCGTGTTCGCTCGAGCAGGGTTTCAACTTGGCGCCGGCCATCCCCGCTGTACAGCGCCTGCGCCGGCGTGGCGCCATTGAGCTCGGGCAAGGGTTCACCGAGCCAAGCATTCAGCCAGGCCGAGAGGGCGGCCATGTCAGCCTCGCCACCGCTTTGTTCGATCATCAGACAGAGCTTGTTTAGCAGCGCGGCTTTGGCCCGAGCGTTCTCAAAGTCGGCGCGCTTCAAGAAGGGCTTCTTCAGTGCGTCACTGAATTTTTCCAACCGATGAAGTGCCGCCTCTGGTCCATCATCGTTCGTCCAGCCAGCTGCCGCGGGCGATTCGCTGTAGGCGACGGGCACACCATGTTCGTAGTAGACCTCGTGGACCGCAAACCAAGTCTCTTCGTCCGACGGGAACTCGATGACACGACAGTTCCAGTGACTGGCCGGCGTCGGACTCGGCCCAGGAGCCGGTGGCTCGGGGCTGACGTTTGCACGCGCGGCAATGGCCTCCTGCCAGTCTTGAAGCTGGCCGAGCTTGACCACCTCGTCGAGCCCGACGTTCTCCAGCAGGCCGGCCAACAGGGTGAGTCGCTGGGCCTCGTCTAAGCAAAGCTTGCCGCGGACTATTTCAAGGCGACCGGGTAGGCGATTGAGTTTCTCCAGGCCTTCCGGCCCGGTCCACGTCCGGCCGGCACGACCGATGTTCCAGCCGTTGATCTCGTCGTCCATGTGCGTGTGATGTCTATGGGCAATTGGGCGGTGCACCGGGTGCCTCGTCATACCAGGCGTCCCGCAGGTGTCCGATCTCATACTTGGCGATGTCGGGCCAGTTGCGAATCCAGCCGTTGAAGGCTTCGCGATCGGCCTCCGTGACACTGCCCCGTCGTGCGGCCACGAAGCCACAGTTGACCCCGCCTCCCAGACTCAGCTCGCGCGGCTCGATGACCTGCTCGAGCAGTTGGTCGATGAACCGATCCTGCTGCTCGATCGACGGAGGCGCCTGCCATGTCAGTTCGTAATCGAAGCCCAGGGTCTGGAACTCGCCGATGCGCAGCTTCTTGCGGAGCCGCCGAGAGCGCGTGCGCTTCGGTGGCGGCAGCACGAGTAAATCAGTCATGTCCACTCCAGTTGGTGCCTTGCATCACCGAACGTGCTCGCCCAGGGGCTCTGCACAGTGGTTGGATTCAGTATCGAACCCATACAGGCGAAGTACGTTAACTTGTTGATTTAATTGATGTTTATGATCCATCATGCCGCAGAAAGTGGCGCCCGTCGAGTGTGTGCAGGCCTCACTTGCCTGCGGAGGAGGCGCCTCCGCGCAGCCGTGCCGCCAGACATCAAGCCCTCGGAGTCCCCATGCAGATCAAAGATGTGCGTCCAGCGTTCTTCGTCAAGCAGATCCGGTGTGATCGCTGCGACCGCCTGGCTGAGGTGGGCGATGCGGAGCTGGAGTTTCATGAGTTCGTCAGCATCGATCTGAAGGCCGGCTACGCCTCCATCTTTGGCGATGGCAACCACGTCCAGGTCGACTTGTGCCAGCACTGCCTCAAGGACACTCTGGGACCGTGGCTGCGGATCGACGACCCGAGCGCCAAGACCCTGGGCCTGTTCGACCCTGATCGGCATGGCGGCGAGTTTCCGAGCGCGGCGGATGCCTCGCTGCAGGAAACGGACAATGTTCAAGTTCAAGGGCGTATGCCACTCACTGTTCCGTCAGGACTTCATCTGCGGTTGTCCTCGCTCCAAGCCTACTTTGGCCACAGCCTTCGGCTGTACTTTGCGCCGCTTACGGGTTCCGTGAGAGGCATCCGTCGGGAGTACCGACGACTCGAGTGGGCCGAAAGGCAACGCCTGCGGCGCCAGGCCGAGTTCGAGCGGCGCGGACGAGAGGCCATCAAGCGCTCTATCGCCGCGGGCGATTGGATCCCGGCCGAAGAAGTCATCGGAAAGTTGAGAGCCAAAGTCGATGCAGCTCGAAAGCGCCGAGTCATAGGAATGCTGCGCGGGAAGTTGGATGTACCCGCCAACTTTGATGCCCCCCTGCCTGAAGAGGTGCTTCAGGACTTCGAGGGGCGCATGACTACCGATAGCAAGCTGGCCGTGACGACGCGTGCCAAGGACGATCCGGGCTTTGTGGAGGCCCTGCTGAGTGAGGCGATCGTGTTGGCCGCCAATGGGGAGCCTGAGCTCGCTAAACAGGTGCTGCGCGACTTGATCGCCGGAACCAAGCGTTGAGCGGCCCTTTACCGTTCAGAGGAGAAGTGATGATTGAGCTTGTCCGACATCTTGCCGTTGTTTGCGCGATGGGCCTCGGCCTGGCGGCGCCAGCATGGGCGGACGAGCCGCTGCACGGTCAGGTCATTGGCGTCGTGGGTGGCGACATCATCACGTTGGTCGACGCCCGGCAGCGTGAACACCAGTTGCGGCTTGCGTTTATCGACCCGCCCGAGCCCGGTCAGCCCTTCGCCGATGAAGCGCAATCAGCCCTGTCTGCCATGGTGCTCGGCCGACAAGTGACGGCACAGGTTCGCGGGAGGGACCGAGACGGCATCGCAGCGGTCGAGGTGGTCGAGCCACATGGCCACGTCGTAAACCTCGAGCTGGTCCGCCGCGGCCTGGCTTGGCGCGACTATTTCGATGCGCAGAACCAGCCCGACCGCGAGCAGTACCAGACTGCCCTGTCCGAAGCTCAGCAGGCGCGGCAGGGCCTGTGGTCGCAGGATCGCGTGGAGGCACCTCGGGACTTTCGGGCTCGCGTCAGTCAGTACATGCGCTGGTGGCTATATGCAGTTGCTGGTCTGGCTAGCTTCACCCTGCTTGGGCTCGTCTTCTCCGTCTATGACAAGCAGATCTCGGCCTGGCTCGAACGGCAGGATCAGATCACCAAGGCATCGGCTGAGGCCTACCGCCAGGCGCGCATGCTGGCTGAGGCAGAGCAAGCAGAGCGGGACCGGACGCGGGAGATCGCCAATCAGGAGATGGACAGACTGGCTGCCGAGCGCCGGCGTCGAAAGCCCACGTAGCGCCCGCCTACATCCCTTGTTCGGTCGCCGTAGTCAGGCTCTCACCGACCCGAGGCCACGCCCTGTTGAGGGCATCCAAGCCAATGTCCAAGGCCTTGCGCCACGCCGGGCCGCGTGCACGTGTCGAGGCGACCATCTCGACGATGGTGTCGGGATCGCGCTGCACGAAGTAGTCGATCAGCGCCGCGGCCTGCGCGATGTCCTTGTTGGTCTTTGATCGGCTGTCCCCGGTCCGTTCGGCGGCCACGAGCAGCTTGCCCACGGCGTAGGTGGCCGGGGCTGGCAGGTTGACGACGATGGCCGAAGTGCTGCCCAGTAGGGCCGCCGGGATGGGCGCTTCAAGCGCCAGCTCCATGAAGCGCAGCGGCTGCAAGGTCACGTTCAGCGCACGGCATTCGACCGGCGCGTCACCGGTGCGTGTCCGGGACGTCAGCCAGTCCAGATCGAAGTCAGGCTCGTCCGGCTTGACGTAGCGTGTCCCAGAGTTCACCGGCACAAAGCCCATCTGCAGGGACTCGATCGCCGAGTGGGCATCGACGCGGGCGTTCGGCGCCACAGCCAATGAGAGGTTTCTGCCCGCGTGGGCGAAGTCCAGATCGACCGTTTGGCCAGGATCACCCCAGAGCACGCCTAGCACGTTCTGGTAGGCCAAAAAGGCATGCGTGCCCACGACGAGGGCGCCGGCCGAGAACACGCCATGATCAGCGAGACGCTTCAGCACGCGGAAATGCTTCGGCGCGACGGTGTAGCAGCCCAAGGCTGCAGCTGCGTTGGACAGCTTGCGCAGGTGCGCCTGGTTCGCAACCGCCGTCTCGTCGTGAGCGGCTGCGATGAGCGCGCGGGTTGCCTCGTCATCCGGACCGACATAGATCTGCTCGAGGCCGGCCGGGCCCTTGCGCTGGTAGTAGTGGTACCGCTTGCCGTGGATCAGCTTCGACGCGAAGCCGCCTGGAAGGTCGGCGGGCGATCGATTGAGCTGCGCCATCCGGGCTGCGGAAAGCACGGAGGAGTAGGCGGCCTGAGCTGCTAGGCTGTTGTCAACGAACATGTTTCTATACTACCTTTTCTGGTGAGGTAGTACATCAACTTCTGACCACAGTGTTGGAAGTCAGCCATCCGGGGGTGCGCATACTTATACTGTTGTTTCATACAGTATGAGCCACCTTTACGACCTCCAAGCCGGCGCCCCGGTCGCCGTTGCCGCTCTGCCGCTCTTGGTCGCTGACCTGGGTGCGGTCGTACACGCCGGCTTCCCCAGCCCGGCGGAGGACCTGGGCGCGAAGAGGATCGACCTGACCGCTCAGCTGGTCAAGGGGTCTCCTCGTTTTCAGTGCAATAAGTGACGGTACGAAAAGCTAGCACTGGCGCGGAGGTGGTGTTGGTAGATCGTTGATTTCATTGACTTTCCTGTTCACTTTCAAATCTGCGATTCGTGGCGTCAAACCGTGGTCGGTTTCATCCATTGGTGCCAGTTATCGATGCATTTGGCCGCGAAGGCAGGATTTGGTCAGCATAGCGGTCAACCGGGAAGCGAAACACACCCCGCAAGTTGATGCTCTCCAGCCTGGTGGGCGCAATCTTCCCGATCAGTTCCGGTGGAATGACCTGGCGGCGGTTCGACCAGCGATCCAGGACCGCCTGCATCTGTGAGGTATTCCACGCCATCACGATGTTGGCCATCAGGCTCAACGCATCGGCCACAGCCTGCATTTCATCGACACGTTTGGCCTGCGCCGGGCTGATCCGGCCGGTATAAATGGCGCGCTTGAGGGCGTTAACAGCCTCGCCCCGATTGAGCACCCGGCGCAACTCGTTCCTGAAAGCGTCCTTGACAAAGTAGTCAGCCAAAAACGCCGTACGCAGCAACCGCCCCAATTGCACGCCAGCCTCATAGATTGGATCGCCCTGGGCGGCAGAACCGAACCGCGCAAGAGCTGCCACCGCACTGGCATGTCCGCTCATGACCGAGGCTGCCAGGTGCACCAGACTATCCCAATGCTTTTCGATCAAAGCGACGTCGACATTGGCTTCGCACACCGCAGCGATTTCTGCGGGCACTTTGGTGCCGCGTGGCACAAAGAGGTGGCGCTGTTTGAGTTCCTTCAACCGCGGGCAAAGATCAAAACCAAGCAAACGGGCATGTGACATGGCAAAGTCGGTGTAGCCATGGGTATCCACAGCAAGCTGGCTGGTCTCCAGCTTTTCTTGGCGGATGACACCTTCAATGGCCACGCCCGCCTGGCGCTCATTGAGCACAAAGGGCTGCGCATGGAAGATGCCCCACCGGTCTTTTACATGGGAGTAGATTCCAATGGAAGGTGTGTTGCGCCGAGGATCAAGCCGGGCTTGCCACACCCGTTTGGTGGTCTCCATGCTCATCATGTCAGAAGATGCCAAATCGGACCGCCCCCAGGTGGCGGCAATCGGGTGTCGCTGCATGAATTCCAGCACAGCCTGGCAGGCCTGGCTCAGACGCCGTTCGTCCCGCGCCCAGCGCATGGCCTGGCGAATGCTGGTGGCAGACAATTGCGGAATCATGCGCGCGCATTCGACCGCAGTCAGACTGGTGCCGTGGGCCATGATGCCGGCATAGACCATCAGCAGCTCGTCGGTAGAGCGCGGCTCACGTCCGAGCATGATCCAGCTAAAGCGCACCTGGGCGTCAACGGCCAGAATCACTTCCGGCAATTGAACCTCACCGATGCGGTGATCCAAAGCCGCGCGCAGCTTGGTCACTTCTGGGTCTTCGTCCTCTGCGGGCAATGGCGACAAATGGAGTTCATCATCCACGCGCAGTACGCCACTGCGGGCTGCAGCGGCCACCGCATCGACACCGGCAGTTACTCTGGCCAGCAAAGGCTTCAAGAAAGTGGCAGCCTTGCTGGGTAACGATAGACGGGCATAGTGTTTCTTGGACTCTGCCTGCCAACGCTCGTCCGTGAAGAACAAGCGCGCACGACCCCGAAAGCTCAGGCTGTGCTCAATCCAGACCGAGCCATTGCGCACCGCGCGGCGCAGGGCAAACAGGGTGGCCACCTCCAACGCCTGAAACGCCCGTTCCCGGTCTGGGCTGGAGATCGAAACCTGCCAGATCATTCCCAGACTTGGTGCCACCACTTCAACTGGCAGCTTTCTGGATCCTTTGAGATATAAAGCTTGCAGCTTGGCAAGGTACTCGATGGCAGGATGCTCGCCGGTGGCCTGCCAGGGCAGCTTTGCAATGGCGACGAGCAACGACCGCACGGGGCGAATTCCATCAATCAATCCCTCGCGGACCAGGGAGGCCCTGCTCGGTGGTTTGCGTTTCTGGGTTTCGGTGATCAAGGCTTCAAGACGGGCACGCAACTCAGCATCTGGCACCGCACCTTGCGCGCTCAAGGCAACAAGTTCGCCGAGCAGCGTTTTGTACATTGCGGCCCAATTGACGGTAGCGGGGACATCGGCGGCAGCCTGACGCCACAGATCGGCGATCCGGCGCTGCACCATAAGGATCAACTGGTCTGTGGTGGTGAACAGGCAATACCGAAGAAAGCATGCGACCTCCACGGTGCGCGCTGGCTCTTTGATCTTGGCTCCGGCTGAGGGCGGCCTGGAGACAAGTCGGCGCGCGTAGCGGCGCAAGATGAGATCGGGGATGTCTGCCAGGTGCTTATGAACGTCCAGCGTGTAAAGCAGGTCGATGCGCTCCAGTACCTCGCTGATTTGGCGGGTTGAGTGTTTCGCCGGTGCAGCCCATAGCCAACTCTGCTGGGTTTGTCCATCTGGGCGCAGCTCTGAAACTGAGGCTCGCCAGCGATCAAGTGTTGCTGGATCAACGCTGGCGGCGATGGCGGTGCCTGTTTCAACTTCAAGCTGGGCAAGTGCCGCCGCAATCAGTGTCCGAATTGCCCGCTCGTGCACGATCACCAGCTTGTTCTTGTACAGCCATTGACGCGCCCGCACGAGTAGCTGATCGCGGTCGGCGCAGCGCGCCACTTCGTCGCGCAGTTCACGTACCAGTGAGCGGCGCTGGTGCTCGCTCATCCACTGGAATCCAAGGACCGTGCAGGCTACTTGTTGGTGATCGAATAGCGTGCGGTCCTACATGCCGCCGGATGCGTTTGCCCTGGACACGTCCGCGCAGCTTGTGATCCAGACGGTCATGGGGGGTGCCGGAACTTTGCTTGGACCCTTGTTGGGTGCGGCGATCTGGTTGTACCTGTACGAAGGGCTGCAGGCGCTAGGCGATATCGGGCCGTACTGGAAGCTGATCCTGGGCGTCGTCTTTGTCATCCTGGTGACCGTCTTTCGACACGGTGTCGCAGGCGGGATTCTGGAATTTGTGCGACGCTGGCGCAAGGACAACCGTCGCGCAGTGTCCGGCGCGGCGCCGGCGCGCGTCGTTGCGACGCTTGATGTCATGCCCTCCGAGCCGCATGCACAGCAGGGAATGCCGGTATTGCAGGCCCGTAGAATCAGCAAGCATTATGGCGGCCTGAAAGCGGCAAGCGATATCGATTTCACGCTGCGCGAAGGTGAGCTGCACGGGGTGATCGGCCCCAATGGCGCTGGCAAGTCGACGTTCTTCAGCATGCTGGCAGGCGAACTCGATGCGACCTCCGGACAGGTGCTGCTGCGCGGCCAGGATATCACTGGCGTCGGGGTGACCGCGGTCTGCCAGCTGGGCATGAGCAAGAGCTATCAGATCAACCAGCTGTTTGAACAATTGACGGTGCGCGAAAATGTGCGCATTGCTGTGCTGGCGCGTCGGCGCGGCCCTTACCGCAGCGATCTGCTGCGCAGTCTGCGTTCCGATGCACTCGATGGGCAGGTGGATGCAGCGATAGCATTAGTCAACCTGGGTTCTCAGGCCGACACAAGGGTGGCCGAGATGCCGTATGGCGAGAAGCGGCGGCTGGAGATCGGCCTGGCGCTGGCCACGGGCGCCAACGTATTGTTGCTTGATGAGCCGCTGGCTGGCCTGAGTCCCGAAGAACGGGTATCCGTGGTGGCCTTGCTGCGGTCGATCCGTGGGGGTCGCAGCATGGTCATTGTCGAACACGACATGGATGCGATGTTTGAACTGGCCGAGCGCATCACCGTGCTGTACGAGGGGCGCAAATTGACGGAGGGCACACCCGACGAGATCCGCAAGGACCCGGCGGTGCAGGCAGCCTACCTGGGGGGGATGGATGATGAGCCTGCTTGAGGTCGACAAGATCAATAGTTACTACGGTGACTCGCACATCCTGTTCGACGTGAGCCTCCGGGTGGAGGAACACGAAGTCGTCGCCTTGCTGGGCCGCAATGGTGCAGGCAAGAGCACGACGCTCAAGTCGCTCATGGGTGTGGTGCGGCCGCGCAGCGGCAGTATCCGCTACCGTGGTCGGGAAATATTGGGGCAGCAGGCGCATGAAATCGCGCGCGGTGGGGTGCAACTGGTCCCCGAAGAGCGCCGGATCTTCGGTTCCATCACCGTGCATGAGAACCTGGTGCTCGCGACGATGGCATGCGAAAAGCCGCTGCCGATCGAGCAGATGTACGAGATCTTTCCACGGCTGGCCGAACGCAGGCGCAACCTGGGCCGCCAGCTCTCGGGGGGCGAACAGCAGATGTTGGCCATTGCCCGCGCCATGGTGCGCGATGCCGATCTGATTCTGCTGGATGAGCCGTTTGAGGGCCTCGCGCCCCTCATTGTCCGCGACTTGGTGAGTGTCTGCAGGGATCTGGCAAATTCAGGACGCACGATCGTGATTGTGGAGCAGAACGTTCGAGCCGCTCTGTCGCTGGCGGATCGCTGTTATATCCTGAATAATGGTGCCATCGTCTATGACGGCACCCCGGATGAGCTGCACGGCGACCAGGCGGTCATCGCGAAGTACCTGGGTGTCGGGGTAAAGGTCTGAGCGTGCGCCAGTTGTATTCTTTTTTCCGTAGTTCTGCGGCTTACCGTGTCCGGATTGCGCTGGCCCTGAAAGGGCTTGACTTCGATTTGGTTCCCATCGATCTGCTTTCGCACGGCGGGGCGCAGCATCA
The nucleotide sequence above comes from Shinella sp. XGS7. Encoded proteins:
- a CDS encoding transposase domain-containing protein; the encoded protein is MLGRDSYTTMGHAASGERMTAEASDWAALTRYLDDAMLPIDNNWVENRIRPIALGRSNWLFAGSLRAGKRAAAVMSLIQSAKLNGLEPWAYLKDVLTRLPTQRAGDIGELLPHHWVPA
- a CDS encoding DUF4926 domain-containing protein — its product is MAPRRRRRCTAGMAGAKLKPCSSEHAEACVRELYSDVVLKVPLHSIRLAAGARRVVVHVHGAGDAYEVEFMTSAGETIAVVTATADQLTQSDEQVNGASDVQA
- a CDS encoding MbcA/ParS/Xre antitoxin family protein, with protein sequence MDDEINGWNIGRAGRTWTGPEGLEKLNRLPGRLEIVRGKLCLDEAQRLTLLAGLLENVGLDEVVKLGQLQDWQEAIAARANVSPEPPAPGPSPTPASHWNCRVIEFPSDEETWFAVHEVYYEHGVPVAYSESPAAAGWTNDDGPEAALHRLEKFSDALKKPFLKRADFENARAKAALLNKLCLMIEQSGGEADMAALSAWLNAWLGEPLPELNGATPAQALYSGDGRRQVETLLERTRGGLCA
- a CDS encoding 50S ribosome-binding protein YggL — translated: MTDLLVLPPPKRTRSRRLRKKLRIGEFQTLGFDYELTWQAPPSIEQQDRFIDQLLEQVIEPRELSLGGGVNCGFVAARRGSVTEADREAFNGWIRNWPDIAKYEIGHLRDAWYDEAPGAPPNCP
- a CDS encoding thermonuclease family protein, with translation MIELVRHLAVVCAMGLGLAAPAWADEPLHGQVIGVVGGDIITLVDARQREHQLRLAFIDPPEPGQPFADEAQSALSAMVLGRQVTAQVRGRDRDGIAAVEVVEPHGHVVNLELVRRGLAWRDYFDAQNQPDREQYQTALSEAQQARQGLWSQDRVEAPRDFRARVSQYMRWWLYAVAGLASFTLLGLVFSVYDKQISAWLERQDQITKASAEAYRQARMLAEAEQAERDRTREIANQEMDRLAAERRRRKPT
- a CDS encoding GSU2403 family nucleotidyltransferase fold protein, producing MFVDNSLAAQAAYSSVLSAARMAQLNRSPADLPGGFASKLIHGKRYHYYQRKGPAGLEQIYVGPDDEATRALIAAAHDETAVANQAHLRKLSNAAAALGCYTVAPKHFRVLKRLADHGVFSAGALVVGTHAFLAYQNVLGVLWGDPGQTVDLDFAHAGRNLSLAVAPNARVDAHSAIESLQMGFVPVNSGTRYVKPDEPDFDLDWLTSRTRTGDAPVECRALNVTLQPLRFMELALEAPIPAALLGSTSAIVVNLPAPATYAVGKLLVAAERTGDSRSKTNKDIAQAAALIDYFVQRDPDTIVEMVASTRARGPAWRKALDIGLDALNRAWPRVGESLTTATEQGM
- a CDS encoding ATP-binding cassette domain-containing protein; this encodes MPPDAFALDTSAQLVIQTVMGGAGTLLGPLLGAAIWLYLYEGLQALGDIGPYWKLILGVVFVILVTVFRHGVAGGILEFVRRWRKDNRRAVSGAAPARVVATLDVMPSEPHAQQGMPVLQARRISKHYGGLKAASDIDFTLREGELHGVIGPNGAGKSTFFSMLAGELDATSGQVLLRGQDITGVGVTAVCQLGMSKSYQINQLFEQLTVRENVRIAVLARRRGPYRSDLLRSLRSDALDGQVDAAIALVNLGSQADTRVAEMPYGEKRRLEIGLALATGANVLLLDEPLAGLSPEERVSVVALLRSIRGGRSMVIVEHDMDAMFELAERITVLYEGRKLTEGTPDEIRKDPAVQAAYLGGMDDEPA
- a CDS encoding ABC transporter ATP-binding protein, with amino-acid sequence MSLLEVDKINSYYGDSHILFDVSLRVEEHEVVALLGRNGAGKSTTLKSLMGVVRPRSGSIRYRGREILGQQAHEIARGGVQLVPEERRIFGSITVHENLVLATMACEKPLPIEQMYEIFPRLAERRRNLGRQLSGGEQQMLAIARAMVRDADLILLDEPFEGLAPLIVRDLVSVCRDLANSGRTIVIVEQNVRAALSLADRCYILNNGAIVYDGTPDELHGDQAVIAKYLGVGVKV